A genomic region of Denticeps clupeoides chromosome 17, fDenClu1.1, whole genome shotgun sequence contains the following coding sequences:
- the prtgb gene encoding protogenin B: MRGFTPRRAFRGALPLFFFISFPGVLGFSELSFSVEPSDVTAAPNRHAVLDCQAQGEPPVDVRWLKNSVRVSEGERVHFLSNGSLHISNVRAGTGDLSDEGSYQCLAQNKYGAILSQRAHLTIAGISSFVNEPTPLEVTEGSVARFICKVLSNPPAIITWELNQSGLPVEPERITVLPNGVLQISEVKAEDAGSYRCVATNIASRLKSKEAALTVNPAPGPRAPLKPQIVVGPQNVSVPQHRSAVLECVATGTPRPLVSWSRADSKPIDVFNAKVLGGGNLVISDVKPQHSGVYLCRATIPRTRNYTITAANLTVLVPPSMVEKPESQTRPRAGTARFTCQAEGVPVPRITWLKNGEEVQSNGRIKMYNSKLVITQIMPEDDAIYQCMAENSQGSVLSTARLIVVMSEDRPSAPRSVHAETISSSAILLAWERPQYNAEKVIAYSVHYMKAEGLNNEEYQVVIGNDTTSYIVDDLEPARNYTFYIVAYMPMGASRMSEQITQHTLEDVPLRTPELSLTSHSPSDIMVSWQPLSAKLSRGRISAYRLSFRTATDSDVTSLELPGDNGTRHLLQDLQPDTIYLLRITASTRVGWSQPSAWSSHRTPRASSSTVPLAPVLQLEALNCTSIIVRWHPSPGNAVVQGYRLSYQEEGQPEGSTIQLQPQDSEFMVKRLAPRMKYHVKLLAFGLHGDGYQADQTVSTPGCPSTPTRRVATLPPPDHLHAQANSSSAVSLQWRRPAFTLGKPINYTVRYSPVGHPNASNVLYFHTTNQSVLVHGLSPSTRYEFVVRLYMDQMSSPWTPAVYQRTLPEVVSQPPSGIKVTLIEENTALVSWRPPDQPSVTVTHYTILYASQRAWVAGEWQILQRDGSNTMALLENLELGNVYLVKISASNQMGDGPFSSTVELPVFKGKPHQGKNPRHTDGLLQTTDLSNGLYHLDQKSMTGIVAGVCIALACIVICVLILFSKSKARRKSSPAKAMGRDPVQGLHAATSSASNQQSENAEVLVPMMGDPFIDTKGGTNLMINAAGPVVTSKSRTWDIFANCKKDQAQRKSLFHGAGRTVLRYEEELNVCALQPSSLERVYGPLGDAEGSQNSNGSRETSDSGNYSHDESETVAHHSPLSLKPKDNGSSAECYISQVLAACWRQHRADEVDDGDHDDDEEEEESSAPPCVTRYPELGGKRMAP, encoded by the exons ATGAGGGGGTTCACCCCGAGGAGAGCGTTCCGGGGCGCGCTGcctctctttttctttatttcgtTTCCAG GTGTTTTAGGTTTCAGCGAATTGTCCTTCAGCGTTGAGCCCAGCGATGTGACTGCGGCACCGAACCGCCATGCCGTGCTGGACTGCCAAGCCCAAGGAGAGCCTCCCGTCGACGTCAGGTGGCTGAAGAACAGTGTGAGGGTGTCAGAGGGCGAACGTGTGCACTTCCTGTCCAACGGCTCGCTGCATATATCCAACGTTAGAGCTGGGACAGGGGACCTTTCAGATGAAGGGTCTTACCAGTGTCTCGCGCAGAACAAATACGGAGCCATCCTTAGCCAAAGAGCGCATCTTACAATTGCAG GTATCTCATCATTTGTGAATGAGCCCACCCCGTTAGAGGTCACTGAGGGATCAGTAGCCAGGTTCATTTGTAAGGTTCTATCCAACCCTCCTGCCATCATCACCTGGGAGCTAAACCAAAGTGGACTTCCCGTGGAGCCTGAAAG AATCACAGTGCTGCCTAATGGAGTCCTTCAgatcagtgaagtgaaagcaGAGGATGCGGGCAGCTATCGCTGCGTGGCAACCAACATCGCCAGTCGACTTAAGAGTAAAGAAGCTGCACTCACTGTAAACCCAG CGCCAGGTCCCAGAGCTCCCCTGAAGCCACAGATTGTAGTCGGCCCTCAGAACGTCAGCGTCCCGCAGCACCGGAGCGCAGTCCTGGAGTGCGTGGCCACAGGTACACCTCGGCCGCTGGTCTCCTGGAGCCGCGCAGATTCCAAGCCCATTGACGTCTTCAACGCCAAAGTGCTGGGTGGCGGAAACCTGGTGATCTCTGACGTGAAACCCCAGCACAGCGGCGTTTATTTGTGCAGAGCTACCATCCCACGCACACGCAATTACACGATCACAGCCGCCAACCTCACTGTGCTGG TTCCACCTTCCATGGTAGAGAAGCCAGAGAGCCAGACCCGCCCTCGAGCTGGCACTGCACGTTTCACCTGTCAGGCAGAGGGGGTACCTGTGCCACGGATCACATGGCTGAAGAATGGGGAGGAGGTGCAGTCCAACGGGAGgataaaaatgtacaacag CAAACTAGTGATCACTCAGATCATGCCTGAGGACGATGCCATCTACCAGTGCATGGCGGAGAACTCGCAGGGTTCAGTGCTGTCCACCGCACGTCTCATTGTGGTGATGTCTGAGGATCGCCCCAGCGCTCCCAGGAGTGTTCATGCTGAAACCATCTCCAGCTCCGCCATATTACTGGCCTGGGAAAGGCCGCAGTATAATGCAGAGAAAGTCATTGCCTACTCTGTGCACTACATGAAGGCAGAAG GGCTAAATAATGAAGAGTATCAGGTTGTGATTGGCAACGACACAACAAGTTACATTGTGGATGACCTGGAGCCAGCGCGCAActacacattttacattgtgGCCTACATGCCGATGGGAGCCAGCCGCATGTCTGAGCAAATCACCCAGCACACTCTGGAGGATG TGCCTCTTCGTACCCCAGAGCTCAGCCTGACCAGCCACAGCCCCTCAGACATCATGGTGTCCTGGCAGCCTCTCTCGGCCAAGCTGAGCCGTGGCCGCATCTCTGCCTACCGCCTCTCCTTCCGTACGGCCACCGATTCCGATGTAACCTCCCTGGAGCTGCCAGGGGACAACGGCACCCGGCACCTCTTGCAGGACCTGCAGCCAGATACCATCTACCTGCTGCGTATCACCGCCTCGACACGGGTTGGCTGGAGTCAGCCTTCTGCCTGGAGCTCCCACCGCACACCGCGGGCATCCAGCTCAACAG TACCACTGGCCCCAGTGCTGCAGCTGGAAGCTCTCAACTGCACCTCCATTATAGTGCGCTGGCATCCATCTCCTGGCAACGCTGTTGTCCAGGGTTACCGACTTTCTTACCAGGAAGAGGGCCAACCTGAGGGGTCCACCATCCAGCTCCAGCCCCAGGACTCTGAATTCATGGTCAAACGCCTTG CCCCAAGAATGAAGTACCACGTGAAGCTTTTGGCATTTGGTCTCCATGGAGACGGCTACCAGGCTGACCAAACAGTCAGTACCCCTGGATGCCCAT CAACCCCTACTCGACGGGTGGCCACTCTGCCCCCTCCTGACCACCTCCATGCCCAGGCCAACAGCTCGTCTGCAGTGAGTCTCCAGTGGCGCCGTCCGGCCTTCACCCTCGGAAAGCCAATCAACTACACTGTGCGCTACAGTCCTGTGGGTCACCCCAATGCCAgcaatgtgctttattttcacaC CACCAACCAGAGTGTTCTGGTACATGGGCTGAGCCCCAGCACACGTTATGAATTTGTGGTTCGTCTTTACATGGACCAGATGTCTAGTCCATGGACCCCTGCTGTCTACCAGAGAACACTTCCAGAAG ttGTTTCACAACCTCCATCAGGTATTAAGGTGACCCTTATAGAAGAAAATACTGCTCTGGTCTCTTGGAGGCCACCAGATCAGCCCAGTGTGACTGTGACACACTACACCATCCTCTATGCCTCCCAGAGGGCATGGGTGGCGGGCGAGTGGCAGATCCTGCAGAGAGATG GGAGCAACACTATGGCTttgctggagaacctggagctAGGTAACGTCTACCTGGTAAAGATATCAGCGTCCAACCAGATGGGTGATGGACCTTTCTCCAGCACTGTCGAGCTGCCCGTGTTCAAAGGAAAACCTCACCAAGGAAAAAACCCACGGCACACCGACGGCCTTTTACAAACAACTG ATTTGTCCAATGGCCTTTATCACTTAGACCAGAAATCCATGACGGGGATCGTTGCGGGAGTCTGCATAGCTCTGGCTTGTATTGTCATCTGTGTTCTCATCCTTTTCAGTAAAAGTAAGGCCAG GAGAAAATCCTCTCCAGCTAAAGCAATGGGACGAGATCCTGTTCAGGGCCTGCATGCTGCAACCTCCTCGGCCAGTAATCAGCAGTCAGAGAATGCCGAGGTCCTCGTGCCCATGATGGGAGACCCCTTCATTGACACAAAA GGCGGGACCAACTTGATGATAAATGCTGCTGGTCCAGTGGTTACTAGCAAGAGTAGGACGTGGGACATTTTTGCtaattgtaaaaaagaccaa GCTCAGAGAAAGTCATTGTTTCACGGGGCGGGCAGGACCGTGCTGAGATATGAGGAGGAGCTGAATGTATGTGCGCTACAGCCCTCGTCTCTGGAGAGGGTGTACGGGCCGCTGGGAGACGCAGAGGGCTCTCAGAACAGCAACGGCAGCCGCGAGACCTCCGACTCTGGAAACTACTCCCATGATGAATCCGAGACGGTGGCCCACCACAGCCCGCTGTCGCTCAAGCCTAAGGACAATGGGAGCTCGGCGGAGTGCTACATCTCCCAggtcctagcgg